The segment AGCGCACGCTGAGTTACGCCTGCTCCGTGATGGCTTGCTTGCAGCCATAAACAAAGGGGATCTGGATGGCGTCCTCACCTACTTACATACCAATGTGGTTATCACCTGGCAAAACGCCGAGGTAAGCCGGGGGCATGCCGGCGTAAGGGCGTATTATGAGAGGGTCATGACGGGTCCAAATAAAATTGTCGAAAGTTTCAAATGCAACGTGAAGGTCGACGAACTGACCCGGCTTTATGGCACCAACACCGGAATTTGCTTCGGCAGCTCTGATGAGCACTACAAATTAACCAGCGGCATGGCCATGGACTTGAAAGGCCGCTGGACGGCGACACTCATCAGGGAGAACGGACGTTGGCTGGTTGCAAGCCTGCATGCTTCAACAAATCTTTTCGACAATCCCGTCCTGAACATGGCGAGGAAGTCAATTTATTTAAGTGGCGGCATCTGCTTGGTGATAGGCGTGTTGGTGGGATGGCTGGTGGGGCGCAAACGAAAGTCCACTTAACAAACAAACGACCAATGTTTTTGGCAGGAAAAGCGGCTGAGGAAAGTGAAGAAACCATTCTTCTTCACGCCGAACAATGGCTCCAAAAGAGTGATCATGCCGAAATTACGACCAGGAACCTGCGGCAAATTTCCGAGATCCAAGGTATCGATTTCGCCACTGCATTGCTTTACAAGCACATCGCACATTCGCCTCAGCATCGAGAGTTCGTCGCGCAAATCAATGCTCTACGCCAAGAGCCAATCAATGCTTCCAAAAAAGGTCATGCAACCCTCGCAGTTGTCCCCGGAGCTTTCTACGTCGAGCGTCCCGAAACGGGCGGCGATGGACGCTGGTTAATGGAGGGAGCTGAGACCCTCGGTTTGCAGTTTAAACGAATTCCTCTTTTAAGCGTCGGAACACTTAACGAAAATGCTGATATCTTATTACGTTGGCTCCGTGAACAGGCGGACGAAAAAATCATTCTCATTTCGCTGAGCAAGGGCGGCGCGGACGTAAAGGCGGCTCTTCGCCGTCCAAATGCAGCTGAAGCTTTTAGCAGGGTTATCGCGTGGGTGAATGTTTGCGGGACGTTGAATGGCTCTCCCGCAGCAGATTGGCTTCTCGCACGCCCAATGTGGAAGCTGGTCTTCCGCTTCCTATACTGGCGGCGTAAGCGCGATTTTCAATTTATCCACGACCTTCGCCATCAAGTGGGCAGCCCTTTGGATTTCCAGCTCATCCCGCCCGTCGGAATGAGAATGATTAGCATCATTGGCTTCCCATTACGTCGTCATCTGAGCCATGCCTATGCCCGACGATGCCACCATTCCATTTCAGCTCTTGGACCAAACGACAGCACGGTGCTGTTGGCAGATACTCTTTCATGGCCGGGGGTAATCTATCCCGTTTGGGGAGCAGACCACTATCTGCAACCAGAGCATAACACCCGCAATTTGATTTCGACGATCCTACAGCATTTGGGTGACAAACTCGATTTGTTCACACCACAGCCGGGGAATGGAACAGCAGGCTCTTTAACCTCGAATCCTGAAATGGTGAATTCTCCATAACAGACTCGTAGTCAGGATGAGCGATGCTGCCGATGATCTGAACATCGAAATAATTTCGTGCTCCATCAAAATAATCGAATGCCCTTCCGCCGTATTCCTCTTGATGCGTCGAAAGCAAAGCTTGTAACTTCCTTTCGTAACAAGAAGCCATGCAGGCCCAACGAAAACTCAGAATAGCCCTGGTCTCACCAAAGGGACCACTCTATCGGCATCGTGGAGGCATTTTTAAAAAATCGCTTCGCTATCAGCCTCTCACCCTGACAACCTTGGCGGCATTGATTCCCGCAGAGCTAAACATGGAGGTTACACTTTTCGACGAAGGCATTTCTGATTTGCCGCTTGACCTTGACGTCGATCTCGTGGGCCTGACAGTGATTACAGGCACAGCGAAACGCGCATACGAACTCGCCGACCATTTTCGGCAAAGGAGCATAATCGTGGTCATGGGCGGACCGCATGTCACCCTGATTCCCGAAGATGCTCAGCCTCACGCCGATGCCATCGTGATAGGTTACGCGGAAGATACCTGGCCGCAGTTGCTGCGCGACTTTGCCGCGGGTTGTCTGGCTCCCCGCTACGATCAGGCACCGCAACTTAATCTGGCTGACCGCCCATTTCCGCGTCGGGACCTGTTACCCAGCCAGCGCTACCTAACCAACAATGTCTTTGAAGCGACTCGCGGCTGTGTGCACAGCTGTGACTTCTGCGTTGTCCCGTCAGCCTGGGGGCGTAAACCATACCAAAAGCCTGTCGCGGATATCATCGCCGACATTCGCCAGCACGGCGCGCGCAAACTCATTTTCGTGGATCTAAACCTCATCGCCGATCGCGGCTATGCGCTGGAGTTGTTCGCAGCACTGATTCCCCTGCGTTTACAATGGTACGGTTTAGCCACCGTATTGCTCGCAGAGGATCCGGAACTTCTAGAATTGGCTGCCCGCAGTGGTTGCAAGGGATTATTGATGGGCCTCGAGTCCATTTCCACGGCCAACCTGCGTCAAAGCCGCAAAGGATTTAACTCGCCTGACAAATTCTTTAACCTCGTCGAATCGCTCCATCAGCACGGCATAGCGCTGCAAGGATGCTTTGTTTTTGGACTGGATCATGATGAACCGGATGTTTTTCTGAAAACCGCCGAATTTGCCGTTCAAGCCCGCATTGACCTTCCCCGCTTTGCCATAGTCACTCCATTTCCCAATACCAGTCTTTACAAAAGGTTGTTGGCCGAAGGGCGTATAGTCACCAAAAATTGGGAGTTGTACGATGGTCAGCACGTTGTCTTTCGGCCATTGCGTATGGGCGCAGAGGAGCTGCAAAAAGGAACTGAAGCAGCCTGGAAGCATACTTATAGCGCTCGCTCAATCGTCCGACGCATTCGCCACTCACCGGCTCCATGGCCGGTAAAGTTAGGCACCAACCTCGGCTATCGCTTCTACGCGCACAATCTTAGTCGCTTTTACAACTGCGACTGGATTATTGGTCAGACGGATGCGCCAATCACCAAGGTGGCTTCCCCGACTGGTTCCCTTATAGCCACCCCCGATAGGCCATGAGCCGCCATCCCTAATGCGCTTAACGATTGTTCATCCATGCATCGGCAGACGTCCGGGACAGAGTTACATTCGCACCTGGCAAATGGAGCCATTGCCAGCGGCTACGCTCGCTGGATTAACGCCGAAGGATGTTGAAATACGTTTCTACGATGATCGTATGGAGTCGATTCCTTACGATGAGCCCACCGACCTTGTAGCTCTCAGCGTGGAAACGTATACAGCAAAACGGGCGTATCAAATCGCGACGGAATATCGGAGGCGCAAGGTGCCAGTTGTCATGGGTGGATTTCACGCCAGTCTCTGTCCGGAGGAGGTGACACGTTACGCTGAGTCTGTTGTCTGCGGGGAGGCAGAACGGATATGGCCGCAGGTCATTGATGATGCGCGACACGGCTGTTTGCAAAAGCTCTATCAGCAAACCGGCCGCCCTTCGCTATCCGGTTTGCGGCCAAACAGAGCCATATTCCGGGGAAAACGGTATTTACCCATTGGACTGGTGGAAGCTGGACGAGGTTGTCATTTCAAATGCGAATTTTGCGCCGTACAAACCGTATTTAACTCCAACCAAACTCGCCGTCCCATCGATGAAATCCTCGAGGAAATCAGGACGTTAAAGAACGAAAAGAAGCTGTTCTTTTTCGTGGACGATAACATCACTTCCAACCTGGCCGAAGCCAAGGAGTTCTTTCGCGCACTTATCCCACTGAACATCCGTTGGGTCAGCCAGTCGAGTATCAATGCGGCGCATGACGATGAGTTTCTGGAGTTGCTTGTGCGTAGCGGTTGCCAGGGTGTACTGATAGGTTTCGAAAGCCTAAACCCTGCGAACCTGCGCAAAATGAACAAGAGTTTCAACACGATGCGAGGTGGCTTTGAGCAGGCATTGGCGAATTTGCGCCGTCACCGTGTTCGGGTTTACGGCACGTTTGTCTTCGGTTACGACGGTGACACTCCGGAGAGTTTTGGAGAAACAGTTGAATTTGCCCAAAGACACGCACTCTATATCGCCGCGTTTAATCATCTCACGCCATTTCCCGGCACACCGCTATATCAGCGCCTGCAGGCAGAAGATCGTTTGCTTTATGAGGCATGGTGGCTCGATGACAATTACAGCTATAACAAAATACCGTTTCGCCCAATCGGCATGACTCCGGAAGCATTGCAAAAAAACTGTCTTGCCGCCCGGCGCAAATTCTATTCATGGCCCAGCATTCTCAAACGCAGCTGCGACCAGGTGAACAGGGATAACTGGTTTATGTGGCGAAACTTTTATCTCATCAACGGACTGCATCGGAACGATGTCAGCCTGCGCGACCATTATCCATTGGGAGACGAATCATGGCAGGGACAATTATTGCTGGCGCAGTAAAGCCCAAAATCACTCAAGGCGTCACATTTTTTCTGGCTGCTAAAAGTGATGACGCAGAAATCCGCCAATTATTGCGTGAGACCGCGATGAATGGCGAGGTGCAACTCTCGCTTGAACGCGAACCGGATTTTTTCGAAGACATTCCGTATCTTGGCGAGCAGAAAACGACCGTTATCGCTCGCGAGGGAAATCGACTGGTGTGCGTGGGCAGTTGCTCAATCCGTTCCCGCTTTGTAAATGGAAAACCGCAACGTGTTGGTTATCTCACGGGATTGCGCCTTAACGCCAAATCTGCCGGTCGTTTTGATGTGTTACGGCGCGGCTACCGCTTCTTTTCTGAACTTCAAAAATCCGAACAAGCCGACTGCTACTTCACCAGCATTGCGGAGGGAAATGAACGGGCCATTCAATTTCTCGAGCGCGGTCTGCCCGGCATGCCGGTCTATAAGTTTCTATGCGGCTTTGCAACACTCTTAATTCCAGTTCCCCGCGGTGTAAAAGGTCAAAGCAAAGCGAACGCCAAATCGCAATTCTTCACCGGAGGGAATGGCTGGCAGATCAGCCCGGGACAAGAACAGGATGTAGCTGAACTTTGCGCAGGCCTGAACTCTCAGGCTCACGATTATCAACTTTCCCCCTGCTGGACTCCCGACAATATCGCCGCGTTAAAACATTTGGGACTTGGGTTGAAGGACTTTTGCATTGTCCGGGAAAATCAACGAATGATTGCCTGTGCAGCGGTTTGGGACCAGCGCTCGTTTAAACAGACCGTGGTTCGTGGTTATAGTCGGAGACTTGCTTTCATCAGGCCTTGGATAAACGCAGCGGCATTTATGGCTGGTCGTCCAGGGATGCCTTCAGTCGGTTTAACTTTGGCGCACGCCCCGGTTTGTCATCTGATGGTTGCTGAAGACCAACCAGCCATTTTAGTCGCTTTAATCAAGGAGCTTTTTCTAAAGGCTGCGAGCAAACAAATCGAGTTTTTGACTCTCGGCTTCGCAGCGGGCGATCCAAGATTGCAAACTGTCCTTTCCAACTTTCCTCATCATCAATACAAGAGCCGCCTTTACACTGTGCGCTGGCCCGGAACTGACAGGGCAGAGCCTTCTCCCATTGATGGCCGACTCAGCCCGGAGGTGGCATTGCTATGAAGGCCATGAAATCTGAAATAGCGCATGAAGTTGTCTCGCGAGCAGCTCTAACACGAGTTCAAACGCAGGGAATGTACGATTTGCTAGCTTCGTATTTCGAAGGAGTATCTCCTGAACAATTCGCGTTTGATCTCGCGGAAAAAAACTGGGTCATCTTGCTTATGCGCGGTCCCCGTCTCGTCGGTTTCTCGACCTTGCTGGTGTATGAGACCACGTTTGAGCAGGAACCGCTCAGTGTGGTTTATTCAGGGGATACGATTGTAGCCCCCGAAGCTTGGGGAAGCATGGCCCTGCCCCGCATCTGGATCGCATCAATAAATCAACTTCGAAAAGTGTTTCCGCGAGGACGTTATTACTGGTTACTCCTCACTTCCGGCTTTCGCACCTACCGATTTCTTCCAGTGTTCTGGCGGGAATTTTACCCACGTTTTGATTATCCGACGCCGAGAAATCCAAAAGCCCTCCTTGACCACCTCGCCCGCGAACGGTTTGGCACACAATATGATTCTCAACTGGGCATCGTTCGGTTTGCCCATCCGCAACAACTGCGGGGCGAAATGAATCAAATACCCAAAGCCAGAATGACAGATCCACATGTCGTATTCTTCTCGCATCGCAATACCGGCTACGGGCGTGGAGATGAATTGGTGTGCCTGACTGAACTTGCTTCAGCAAATCTAACCGCAGCAGGGCACCGCATGGTTGATTCGAAACTTTTGTGCATCCCATAGCCACAATAGCAAATTCAATCTGGAGCGTTACCAATATTCCGTCATATTGGCGGTTTCGCGAGGCGCTCTACCATCCGGGAGCAGTGCAGCAAAAACGTTTAAATTTTTATCTGCGCCGAAGTATGCACACAGCTTTCGGCAAAGCTCATGGTTTCCAGGATATACAGAGTTATACCGACTTTGCGGAGAAGGTGCCGCTCACGGACTATGATGCGCTGCTTCCGTGGATTGACCGCATCCGCCAGGGCGAACAATGCGTACTGACGAACGAACCAGTTACTCACCTTGTACCCACCAGCGGAACCACGGGTGCGCGGAAGCTCATTCCATTCACGAAAGGATTACAACGCGAATTTAATGCGGCGATCGGCCCCTGGCTCATCGACCTGCAATCCCAGGCTCCAGGACTGCTCGGCGGCCCCGCTTACTGGTCCATAACACCTGCGATCCGTCCCAAACAGGCTGAAACTTCTGTTGTTCCGATCGGTTTTGAAGCCGATACCGCCTATCTTGGCGGAATTAGGAAGAAACTGGTGGATGCCGTGATGGCTGTCGGCTCGTGGGTGCAGCATGCCGATTCAATTGAAGCCTTCCGCTACATTACGCTGCTCGCCTTGCTCCGTTGCCCCGAGTTGCGACTTATTTCCATTTGGCACCCTTCATTTCTTTCATTGTTACTGGATGGTCTTCCGAGCCAGTGGGAAACTTTACTCACCGATCTGGAACAAGGAACCTGTAAATACGCCGAGGCTTTGCCACCAGAAATGCGGCGCGCTTGTTTTTCACATCCCCTTCCCAAACATGCGCGAGACTTACGCCGCACGAATCCACTATGCCCCAGGGAAATCTGGCCAAAGCTGTGTGTAATCAGTTGCTGGGCCAACGGAGCATCTGAATTAGCCGCAAAGGAACTCGGAAAACGTTTCCCAGGCTTGCTGTTGCAGCCGAAAGGCTTGATTGCTTCGGAAGCTTTCGTCACGCTACCTTTCGGCTCGTACCAACCATTGGCAATCCACTCTCATTTCTTTGAGTTCATCGATGCAGATGGCCGAATCCTTCTCGTGGACACTTTAAAGGAGGGGGAAACTTACGAGGTTGTCGTGACAACGGCGGGAGGACTTTGGCGCTATCGCCTGGGAGATCGCGTGCAGGTTTCTGGATTCGTCGGAAAAACTCCATCGCTACGTTTCCTCGGTCGGTCAGGAAATATCTCAGATCGCTTTGGAGAAAAACTTTCAGAAGCTTTCGTCGCACAGGCTATTCATGAATGCTTTGATGAGCACACATTACCACGATTTGTCCTGCTTGCTCCAGAGGAGGACGCTCATGGCTGCCGATATACGATTTACGTGGAAGGTGTAATCCAAACCAACCAGGTAGAAAAACTCGAGCATCTGTTGCGCCAAAATCCTCATTATGCTTACTGCCGTGACTTGGGGCAACTTCTGTCCCTTCGTGCATTCATTATTAACAAAAACGGATACGAGCTTTATGTCGAGCGACTGGCAGCGCCCGGTGCGCGGCTGGGCGATATTAAACCCGTGATCCTCAGTTCTCTATCGGGCTGGCAGAACGTCTTTCCTGGAGCACACATCGAGGCTCTCTCCAATGTGGACGCATCAAAATAATGTGAGATGAATTCCAACAACAAATGATGAACATTGGAATATCTTCCGTTGGACTGGCCAGTGCACAGGGCAGCGTGGCGGATATTTTGCAATCGGCTTCGCTCAACAAGGCCAGCAATTTGCCCTGGGAGTCAGGTCCATGGACCACTTGCCGACTCTGCCGTCCTGCTCGCGACATCGATGCCTCGCTCTCGGGCAAAGCGCGTTGGCAAAGACTTGCCAGGCTCGCTCTGCGGGATTGTCTCAA is part of the Pedosphaera parvula Ellin514 genome and harbors:
- a CDS encoding YybH family protein produces the protein MKRILFFLILALTCLGIPNLRSQPNLSVGREDPAHAELRLLRDGLLAAINKGDLDGVLTYLHTNVVITWQNAEVSRGHAGVRAYYERVMTGPNKIVESFKCNVKVDELTRLYGTNTGICFGSSDEHYKLTSGMAMDLKGRWTATLIRENGRWLVASLHASTNLFDNPVLNMARKSIYLSGGICLVIGVLVGWLVGRKRKST
- a CDS encoding B12-binding domain-containing radical SAM protein, encoding MRLTIVHPCIGRRPGQSYIRTWQMEPLPAATLAGLTPKDVEIRFYDDRMESIPYDEPTDLVALSVETYTAKRAYQIATEYRRRKVPVVMGGFHASLCPEEVTRYAESVVCGEAERIWPQVIDDARHGCLQKLYQQTGRPSLSGLRPNRAIFRGKRYLPIGLVEAGRGCHFKCEFCAVQTVFNSNQTRRPIDEILEEIRTLKNEKKLFFFVDDNITSNLAEAKEFFRALIPLNIRWVSQSSINAAHDDEFLELLVRSGCQGVLIGFESLNPANLRKMNKSFNTMRGGFEQALANLRRHRVRVYGTFVFGYDGDTPESFGETVEFAQRHALYIAAFNHLTPFPGTPLYQRLQAEDRLLYEAWWLDDNYSYNKIPFRPIGMTPEALQKNCLAARRKFYSWPSILKRSCDQVNRDNWFMWRNFYLINGLHRNDVSLRDHYPLGDESWQGQLLLAQ
- a CDS encoding GH3 auxin-responsive promoter family protein; this translates as MHPIATIANSIWSVTNIPSYWRFREALYHPGAVQQKRLNFYLRRSMHTAFGKAHGFQDIQSYTDFAEKVPLTDYDALLPWIDRIRQGEQCVLTNEPVTHLVPTSGTTGARKLIPFTKGLQREFNAAIGPWLIDLQSQAPGLLGGPAYWSITPAIRPKQAETSVVPIGFEADTAYLGGIRKKLVDAVMAVGSWVQHADSIEAFRYITLLALLRCPELRLISIWHPSFLSLLLDGLPSQWETLLTDLEQGTCKYAEALPPEMRRACFSHPLPKHARDLRRTNPLCPREIWPKLCVISCWANGASELAAKELGKRFPGLLLQPKGLIASEAFVTLPFGSYQPLAIHSHFFEFIDADGRILLVDTLKEGETYEVVVTTAGGLWRYRLGDRVQVSGFVGKTPSLRFLGRSGNISDRFGEKLSEAFVAQAIHECFDEHTLPRFVLLAPEEDAHGCRYTIYVEGVIQTNQVEKLEHLLRQNPHYAYCRDLGQLLSLRAFIINKNGYELYVERLAAPGARLGDIKPVILSSLSGWQNVFPGAHIEALSNVDASK
- a CDS encoding B12-binding domain-containing radical SAM protein; this translates as MQAQRKLRIALVSPKGPLYRHRGGIFKKSLRYQPLTLTTLAALIPAELNMEVTLFDEGISDLPLDLDVDLVGLTVITGTAKRAYELADHFRQRSIIVVMGGPHVTLIPEDAQPHADAIVIGYAEDTWPQLLRDFAAGCLAPRYDQAPQLNLADRPFPRRDLLPSQRYLTNNVFEATRGCVHSCDFCVVPSAWGRKPYQKPVADIIADIRQHGARKLIFVDLNLIADRGYALELFAALIPLRLQWYGLATVLLAEDPELLELAARSGCKGLLMGLESISTANLRQSRKGFNSPDKFFNLVESLHQHGIALQGCFVFGLDHDEPDVFLKTAEFAVQARIDLPRFAIVTPFPNTSLYKRLLAEGRIVTKNWELYDGQHVVFRPLRMGAEELQKGTEAAWKHTYSARSIVRRIRHSPAPWPVKLGTNLGYRFYAHNLSRFYNCDWIIGQTDAPITKVASPTGSLIATPDRP